From Nonlabens sp. Ci31, the proteins below share one genomic window:
- a CDS encoding ComEC/Rec2 family competence protein, whose product MRWLDYPFYRILFFLIAGIIFSSGIELPTHHYLYGLGISFSIAVLSLLINKYSFFSKAFFAVSVYCFFFFLGGIQIQFHNQLASNHFINRPSQAQDQVISFELKQRLTSNKFNDRFYAEVLSLGQESVSGKVLVLFKRADSLGYLVGDRLVVYEHIDLPAFAPNPGDFDYRAYLKSIDVYGQMYVDQTRIWSEEKVPDRMDVLLGVRNAILNKLTASSLKERPRAMIEALVLGQRQNVDPELTRSFRDAGVIHILALSGLHVGIILLILRFLTQRIVRLKYGRWIQSAVLIILLWSFALLTGMSPSIMRAVTMFSFVAIGMNLKRKGSVYHSLTLSAFVLLIYDPRLLFQVGFQLSYMAVFSIVLIQPVLVGLWTWRNKVKDFFWSICTVTIAAQIGVAGVSLFYFHQFPGLFILGNLLLLPLLPLIIGAALLLIVLLLIGFPTDWLTTALNVILEFIMETVATISSWDAFIITDIYITWWETILMYTTLFGLVLFLVPYFKRSRKERFYLKKPNWMLHLSLVSVILWMGITSFEKYAYTEEQFLVLHQATGSAVSLSNKDQVLLLTDLHVMDSTRAVISLERLKNIENHRGKKLSTAHLQSLVHYKDTQLVVIAENAVYDISIKNATVLLSHSPKINIERLILDTQPKMIIADGSNYRNVVEAWKVTCDQMNIRFLNTYEEGAIAID is encoded by the coding sequence ATGCGCTGGCTTGATTATCCATTTTATAGAATTTTATTTTTTCTTATCGCAGGAATTATTTTTTCTAGCGGTATAGAATTGCCTACGCACCATTATCTATACGGCTTGGGCATATCTTTTTCGATTGCTGTACTTTCCTTGCTTATAAACAAGTATTCATTTTTTTCAAAAGCATTTTTTGCTGTATCCGTTTACTGCTTTTTCTTTTTTCTAGGGGGAATTCAAATTCAGTTTCATAATCAGCTAGCAAGTAATCACTTTATTAACAGACCATCACAAGCTCAAGATCAGGTCATTTCTTTTGAGCTAAAACAACGATTAACCTCCAATAAATTTAATGATCGCTTTTATGCTGAGGTATTGTCCTTGGGTCAAGAAAGCGTTTCAGGAAAAGTATTGGTATTATTTAAAAGAGCTGACAGTCTGGGTTACCTGGTAGGTGATAGGCTAGTCGTTTATGAGCATATTGATTTACCTGCATTTGCACCTAATCCTGGTGATTTTGATTACAGAGCTTATTTAAAGTCCATTGATGTCTATGGTCAGATGTATGTTGATCAAACTCGCATATGGAGCGAAGAGAAGGTTCCTGACAGAATGGACGTTCTATTAGGTGTTAGAAATGCGATTCTAAATAAACTAACTGCATCCAGTTTAAAGGAACGTCCTCGAGCGATGATTGAAGCTTTGGTTTTAGGACAACGACAAAATGTTGATCCCGAGCTGACCAGAAGCTTTAGAGATGCAGGGGTCATTCATATTCTTGCTCTTAGCGGTTTGCATGTAGGAATCATTCTACTGATTCTAAGATTTCTTACTCAAAGAATAGTACGACTGAAATACGGTCGCTGGATTCAAAGTGCGGTTCTTATTATTCTTTTATGGTCTTTTGCTTTGCTCACAGGAATGTCACCTTCCATTATGCGAGCAGTAACTATGTTTTCTTTTGTGGCTATAGGTATGAATCTCAAACGCAAAGGATCGGTTTATCACAGTTTGACTTTATCTGCTTTTGTGTTGCTGATTTATGATCCGCGATTGCTGTTTCAGGTGGGCTTTCAGTTGAGCTATATGGCGGTATTTTCTATTGTATTGATACAACCGGTACTGGTGGGATTATGGACTTGGCGCAATAAGGTCAAAGATTTTTTCTGGAGTATATGTACAGTAACCATAGCAGCTCAAATAGGAGTAGCAGGAGTGAGCCTATTTTATTTTCATCAGTTTCCCGGATTGTTTATTCTTGGAAATTTACTGCTACTGCCCCTGTTGCCATTGATTATAGGCGCTGCGTTATTATTGATTGTTTTGTTGCTCATTGGGTTTCCTACCGACTGGCTAACGACTGCTTTAAATGTAATACTGGAATTCATCATGGAAACCGTTGCTACAATCAGTTCTTGGGATGCGTTTATTATAACAGACATATATATCACCTGGTGGGAAACGATTTTGATGTATACGACTCTGTTTGGTTTGGTTTTGTTTTTAGTTCCTTATTTTAAGAGAAGTAGAAAAGAACGTTTTTACTTGAAAAAGCCCAACTGGATGCTGCACCTAAGTCTCGTATCTGTGATACTTTGGATGGGGATAACTAGTTTTGAAAAGTATGCCTACACTGAAGAACAGTTTTTAGTACTGCATCAAGCTACTGGAAGTGCGGTCAGTTTGAGCAATAAGGATCAAGTGCTGTTACTGACTGATTTGCATGTCATGGATTCTACAAGAGCCGTTATTAGTTTAGAGCGATTAAAAAATATAGAAAATCATCGAGGCAAGAAGTTGTCTACAGCCCATTTACAAAGTTTGGTGCACTATAAAGACACACAACTGGTGGTTATCGCCGAAAATGCCGTCTATGATATTTCTATTAAGAACGCTACAGTATTGTTGTCGCACTCTCCTAAAATAAACATAGAACGACTTATTCTAGACACTCAACCGAAAATGATTATCGCCGACGGATCTAATTATCGAAATGTAGTAGAGGCCTGGAAAGTCACTTGTGATCAAATGAATATTAGATTTTTAAACACCTATGAAGAAGGTGCAATAGCAATCGATTAA
- a CDS encoding C40 family peptidase, which produces MRIIIPLSYRKYGINFFLFCLGAMPAGRSERETNRKQNNSNKKSVPIVLLSLMLLLYLGLTSCGSSRPRVITTKKEAAQAPRASVYKSPKTHGAETEGKEIEEAQMEVESNDKPYAESTPFIDEVVENAMRYKGVKYRYGGTTTKGMDCSGLICTAFEEAGKSMPRSSRSMYSKADELDLDQVRKGDFLFFATGKNKRQVNHVALITKVTPGEIEFIHSTTSRGVMTSTLNEAYWINAFLRAGRID; this is translated from the coding sequence ATGCGTATAATTATTCCACTTTCGTATCGCAAGTATGGCATCAACTTCTTTTTATTCTGCCTAGGAGCTATGCCTGCCGGCAGGTCGGAAAGAGAGACAAATAGAAAGCAAAATAACAGTAATAAAAAATCTGTTCCTATAGTTTTATTATCATTAATGTTACTGCTGTACTTAGGACTTACCTCATGTGGAAGTTCTAGGCCTAGAGTAATTACAACTAAAAAAGAAGCGGCACAAGCACCGAGAGCTAGCGTTTATAAAAGCCCTAAAACCCATGGAGCCGAAACCGAGGGAAAGGAAATAGAAGAAGCGCAAATGGAGGTAGAATCAAATGACAAGCCTTATGCAGAGAGCACTCCTTTTATAGACGAAGTAGTGGAAAATGCGATGCGTTATAAAGGAGTGAAATACCGTTATGGAGGCACCACCACAAAGGGCATGGATTGCAGTGGTTTGATTTGTACGGCTTTTGAGGAAGCTGGCAAAAGCATGCCGCGTAGCAGTCGTTCTATGTATTCAAAAGCTGATGAGCTGGATCTGGATCAGGTGAGAAAAGGCGACTTTCTATTCTTTGCCACTGGTAAAAATAAGCGACAGGTCAACCATGTCGCATTGATTACAAAAGTAACGCCCGGAGAAATTGAATTCATACATTCCACTACATCGCGAGGTGTGATGACGTCTACCTTAAACGAAGCCTATTGGATAAACGCTTTCTTAAGAGCTGGAAGAATCGATTAA
- a CDS encoding cupin domain-containing protein — protein MNAVNLKEKLSLFKEQWTPKIIGELNGQQVKLAKLQGEFVWHDHKDEDELFYVIKGQLIIELRDKTITLNEGDLYIVPRGVEHKPIAHEKVHIMLFEPAVIKHTGDVQHEITKEQLDWI, from the coding sequence ATGAACGCCGTCAATCTTAAAGAAAAGCTGAGTTTATTTAAGGAGCAGTGGACTCCTAAAATAATAGGAGAACTCAATGGTCAACAGGTAAAACTGGCCAAGCTTCAGGGCGAGTTTGTATGGCACGATCATAAGGACGAAGATGAATTGTTTTATGTGATTAAAGGCCAGCTTATTATTGAGCTGCGTGATAAAACCATCACCTTAAATGAAGGGGACCTTTACATCGTACCACGCGGTGTGGAACACAAACCTATCGCTCACGAAAAAGTTCATATCATGCTATTTGAACCTGCAGTGATCAAACACACTGGAGATGTACAACATGAAATTACTAAAGAACAACTGGACTGGATATAA
- a CDS encoding S9 family peptidase → MIKNCMLLLAFIFVSQSITAQKNISVEDIYKGEFRTEGLQSLASLNNGTEYLVLNYNSDRTQTIDKYSYLTGEKTATLVNSADINLPISNYILSSDEKQMMIISESNQIFRRSTYDKVHILDLETNRLTSLSDEFVRSPSFSPDGEKVAYVFENDIYYKDLTTEALIQVTTDGVTNKLINGVTDWVYEEEFAFVKAYEWSPNSEQIAFISFDESDVPEFSMDIYGKDLYQYPEVFKYPKAGEKNAIVALHQFTLATGTRQEVSLGRNEEFYIARINYSPNGKLAAQLLNRHQDVLNFFYVEPDGMSKIAFTETDMAYVDVTDDLTFLSDGSFLWTSEKDNWRHIYLYDADGKEKRQITKGNWDVTSYYGYDDKSKRVYFQSTEDGSINRSIYSISLKGKKKKKLSSQTGTNSASFSKNFTYYINTFSSATTPPVYTLNNAKDGTSVREIKNNNNLQLKLNDYIVAQKEFSTININGNDLNMWTMKPQDFDPNKTYPLFMTQYSGPGSQSVANSWYGANDFWYSMLANQGYIVVCIDGRGTGFKGADFKKVTQKELGKYEVEDQIAAAKKLGAMNYIDASRVGIWGWSYGGFMSSNCLLKGNDTFSMAIAVAPVTNWRFYDSIYTERYMTTPQENASGYDENSPINHVDKLKGKYLLVHGSADDNVHVQNTMRMVEALVQANKQFEWAIYPDKNHGIYGGNTRIHLYNKMTNFIKENL, encoded by the coding sequence ATGATTAAAAACTGCATGCTTTTATTGGCTTTTATATTTGTAAGTCAAAGCATTACCGCTCAGAAAAACATTAGTGTTGAAGATATTTATAAAGGAGAATTCCGCACAGAAGGTCTTCAATCTTTAGCCTCATTAAACAACGGAACTGAATATTTAGTTCTTAACTACAACAGTGATCGGACACAAACCATAGATAAATACAGTTATCTCACTGGAGAAAAAACAGCAACCCTGGTTAACAGCGCTGACATCAACCTTCCTATAAGTAATTATATTTTAAGTAGCGATGAAAAGCAAATGATGATCATTTCTGAAAGCAACCAAATCTTCAGACGTAGTACGTACGATAAAGTGCATATTCTTGATTTAGAAACTAATAGGTTAACCTCTTTAAGCGACGAGTTTGTCAGAAGCCCTTCTTTCTCCCCAGATGGTGAAAAAGTAGCCTATGTTTTTGAAAACGACATCTATTATAAAGACTTGACCACTGAAGCCTTAATCCAAGTAACTACTGATGGAGTGACTAATAAATTGATTAATGGAGTTACAGACTGGGTGTATGAAGAAGAATTTGCCTTTGTAAAGGCCTATGAATGGAGTCCAAATAGCGAGCAGATTGCTTTTATCTCTTTTGACGAAAGTGATGTTCCTGAATTCTCTATGGATATTTATGGAAAAGACTTATACCAGTACCCTGAAGTATTTAAATATCCAAAAGCTGGAGAAAAGAATGCCATTGTTGCACTGCACCAATTTACTTTAGCTACGGGAACAAGACAAGAAGTTTCTTTGGGACGTAATGAAGAATTTTATATAGCACGAATCAATTACTCGCCTAATGGTAAACTTGCTGCTCAGTTATTGAACAGACACCAAGATGTTTTGAATTTCTTTTATGTGGAGCCTGATGGAATGTCAAAAATTGCTTTTACTGAAACTGACATGGCGTATGTAGATGTTACAGACGACCTTACTTTCTTAAGTGATGGCAGCTTTTTATGGACCAGTGAAAAAGACAACTGGAGACATATTTATTTATACGATGCAGATGGTAAAGAAAAACGCCAAATCACGAAAGGGAACTGGGACGTTACTTCTTATTATGGTTATGACGACAAGTCAAAACGCGTTTACTTTCAAAGTACAGAAGATGGCTCTATCAACAGAAGCATTTATTCCATTTCTTTAAAAGGAAAGAAAAAGAAAAAGCTTTCTTCTCAAACAGGTACAAATAGTGCTTCATTTAGTAAAAACTTTACCTATTATATCAATACCTTCTCCAGTGCTACTACTCCACCAGTGTATACGTTGAACAATGCAAAGGATGGTACGTCAGTACGTGAAATTAAAAACAACAATAATCTTCAACTCAAATTGAACGATTATATAGTAGCTCAAAAAGAATTTTCTACCATTAACATCAATGGCAATGACTTGAACATGTGGACCATGAAGCCTCAAGACTTTGATCCTAACAAAACCTATCCGTTATTCATGACACAATACAGCGGTCCTGGCTCACAATCTGTAGCTAACAGTTGGTATGGTGCAAATGACTTTTGGTACAGCATGCTGGCAAACCAAGGTTACATAGTCGTTTGTATAGATGGACGCGGAACTGGATTCAAAGGAGCCGATTTTAAAAAAGTGACACAAAAAGAATTGGGGAAATATGAAGTAGAAGATCAAATCGCAGCTGCTAAGAAATTAGGTGCTATGAATTACATCGATGCGAGCCGCGTAGGAATTTGGGGCTGGAGTTATGGTGGTTTTATGAGTTCTAATTGCTTATTAAAAGGGAATGATACTTTTAGCATGGCAATAGCTGTGGCACCGGTAACCAACTGGAGATTTTATGATTCTATTTACACAGAGCGCTACATGACGACTCCACAGGAGAATGCCAGTGGTTATGATGAAAACAGCCCGATCAATCACGTGGATAAATTAAAAGGAAAGTATCTTTTAGTTCACGGTAGTGCTGATGATAATGTACACGTTCAAAATACCATGAGAATGGTAGAAGCATTGGTACAAGCTAACAAGCAATTTGAATGGGCTATCTACCCAGACAAAAATCATGGGATTTACGGTGGTAACACTAGAATCCACTTGTACAACAAGATGACCAATTTCATCAAAGAGAATTTATAA
- a CDS encoding hydroxymethylglutaryl-CoA reductase, degradative, which yields MQLFTGFSKLSKSQKIDWLVEQHLNNSPTARETLTQYWNEDQKLQDLHDGFSENTVTNFYFPFGLAPNFLIDDQLVTIPMAIEESSVVAAASKAAKFWMDRGGFKTQIKGTLKSGQVHLMYHGLGSEMDAFYAFAKAELLQSLEQINASMKKRGGGIQELILVDKTKSLEGYYQLHATFETRDAMGANFINTTLEQLATTLKLKASEFQGFSSDVPEVIMSILSNYVPECVVNVSVSCKIDEIGTVNGVTGAEFVRKFVRAVDIATVEPYRAVTHNKGIMNGIDAVVIATGNDFRAVEAGVHAFASRDGQYRSLTRARIMNDSFIFEADFPLALGTVGGLTSLHPLSKLAMQILGNPTAEKLMKVTAVAGLAQNFAALHSLVTTGIQVGHMKMHLVNMLEQIGATDEEKNVLRKEYSDKTPSFSSLRESLEKIRI from the coding sequence ATGCAACTGTTTACTGGATTTTCAAAACTTTCTAAATCTCAAAAAATAGATTGGCTGGTAGAGCAGCATCTTAATAATAGCCCTACTGCCAGAGAAACGCTTACTCAATATTGGAATGAAGATCAAAAATTACAGGACTTGCACGACGGTTTTAGTGAGAACACGGTAACTAATTTTTACTTTCCATTTGGATTGGCGCCTAATTTTTTGATCGATGACCAGTTGGTCACGATTCCTATGGCAATTGAGGAAAGTAGTGTGGTGGCTGCAGCTAGTAAAGCAGCTAAGTTTTGGATGGATCGAGGTGGTTTTAAAACACAGATCAAAGGCACTCTTAAATCGGGACAAGTACATTTGATGTATCATGGTTTGGGCAGTGAGATGGATGCTTTTTACGCTTTCGCGAAAGCGGAATTATTACAATCCCTCGAACAGATCAACGCCTCGATGAAAAAACGTGGTGGCGGTATTCAAGAATTGATATTAGTAGATAAAACCAAAAGCCTAGAAGGATATTACCAGTTGCATGCGACCTTTGAAACAAGGGACGCCATGGGTGCTAACTTTATCAACACCACACTTGAGCAACTCGCGACCACTTTAAAATTAAAAGCTTCTGAATTTCAAGGCTTTTCTAGCGATGTGCCAGAAGTAATCATGAGTATCTTGAGCAATTATGTCCCAGAATGTGTCGTAAACGTATCTGTTTCTTGTAAAATTGACGAGATAGGAACTGTAAATGGAGTAACAGGAGCAGAGTTTGTCAGAAAATTTGTGCGCGCCGTAGACATTGCCACCGTAGAACCTTATCGAGCGGTCACCCATAATAAAGGAATCATGAATGGTATTGATGCGGTAGTCATTGCTACAGGAAATGATTTTAGAGCGGTGGAGGCTGGGGTACATGCTTTTGCTTCTAGAGATGGACAATACCGAAGTCTTACTCGTGCGCGAATAATGAACGACAGCTTTATCTTTGAAGCAGATTTTCCACTAGCACTAGGAACCGTAGGAGGACTTACTTCTTTACACCCGCTTTCTAAATTAGCGATGCAAATTCTAGGCAACCCAACTGCTGAAAAGCTAATGAAGGTAACAGCCGTTGCAGGACTCGCTCAAAATTTTGCGGCATTACATTCTTTAGTTACTACAGGAATACAAGTAGGACACATGAAAATGCACTTGGTCAACATGCTGGAACAAATAGGAGCTACAGACGAAGAAAAGAACGTGTTGCGTAAAGAGTACAGCGATAAAACACCTAGCTTCTCTAGCTTGAGAGAGAGTTTGGAGAAAATTCGAATTTGA
- a CDS encoding peptide MFS transporter translates to MSTAIQQKQLFGHPVGLYILFLTEMWERFSYYGMRAILVLYLTSETVSDNPGLGWTDGRALALYGWYTMLVYVASIPGGIIADKIIGQKRSVLYGGLLLCAGHGILSIEQNWAFYTGLALIVAGVGLLKPNISTLVGGLYEPGDDRRDKGFSIFYIGINVGAAAASIIVGLVAKSYGWHAGFGLAAIGMALGQVVYMFGQKHLSHVGNKPAKAVKDDGNVSIAQLLKNMISNKGSLSAWVILTIASLAALFMWDWAYGLLFLFLSFVVGMMMAIFQDLDTQIDKDRYVVLLLSFLIVIVFWGAFEQAGGLMNLYTQTKTDRFFLGWEVPSAIMQAFNPMYIIIFAIPVASAWIWWKNRGNEASSLFKMAFGVIVMGLGFVFMIGASLQYEELGESALYWLALAYLLHTLGELCASPVALSFITKLAPIRYGALMMGVYFAATGLGNKVAGIIGESAEGAGELTVFTSITVFCVIFGLLVIALLKPLKRLTHGAEDKNKEQLEQEGYELADTEFN, encoded by the coding sequence ATGTCAACTGCAATTCAACAAAAACAACTATTCGGTCATCCGGTAGGTTTGTACATTCTATTTCTTACAGAAATGTGGGAGCGCTTTTCTTATTATGGAATGCGTGCCATACTGGTTTTGTATTTAACAAGTGAGACTGTTTCTGACAATCCAGGTTTGGGATGGACTGATGGAAGAGCACTTGCTTTATACGGCTGGTATACGATGTTAGTTTATGTAGCGTCCATACCTGGTGGCATAATAGCAGATAAAATTATAGGTCAGAAACGCTCCGTTCTTTACGGTGGCTTATTATTATGTGCAGGACATGGTATTTTATCTATAGAGCAAAACTGGGCCTTTTATACTGGACTAGCCCTTATTGTTGCTGGTGTAGGTCTTTTAAAACCAAACATATCCACTCTTGTAGGTGGTTTATACGAACCTGGAGACGATAGAAGAGATAAAGGATTTAGTATTTTTTATATTGGAATTAATGTAGGAGCAGCTGCGGCATCGATTATTGTAGGTCTGGTAGCTAAATCATATGGTTGGCATGCTGGTTTTGGATTAGCAGCAATTGGGATGGCATTAGGTCAAGTAGTTTATATGTTTGGTCAAAAGCACTTGAGCCACGTTGGTAACAAACCTGCAAAAGCGGTAAAAGACGACGGAAACGTTTCTATAGCACAGTTATTAAAAAACATGATTAGCAACAAAGGATCGCTATCTGCATGGGTTATTTTAACTATAGCTTCACTAGCCGCCCTTTTTATGTGGGACTGGGCTTATGGATTATTATTCTTGTTTTTATCTTTTGTCGTTGGTATGATGATGGCAATTTTTCAAGATCTAGACACTCAAATTGACAAAGACCGCTATGTTGTCTTGTTGCTTTCGTTTTTAATTGTCATTGTTTTTTGGGGTGCCTTTGAGCAAGCAGGTGGACTTATGAATTTATATACACAAACCAAAACAGATAGATTCTTTTTAGGTTGGGAAGTTCCAAGCGCAATTATGCAAGCTTTTAACCCTATGTACATTATCATTTTTGCTATACCTGTAGCAAGTGCATGGATTTGGTGGAAAAACCGTGGTAACGAAGCTTCTTCATTATTCAAAATGGCCTTTGGAGTAATTGTGATGGGACTTGGATTTGTCTTTATGATAGGAGCCTCTTTACAATATGAAGAATTAGGAGAGTCTGCATTGTACTGGCTAGCCTTGGCATACCTACTTCACACTTTAGGGGAATTATGCGCCTCGCCAGTAGCCTTGTCGTTTATAACAAAATTAGCTCCAATAAGATATGGAGCACTGATGATGGGTGTGTATTTTGCGGCAACAGGATTAGGGAATAAAGTAGCAGGAATTATTGGTGAAAGCGCAGAAGGAGCAGGTGAATTAACTGTATTTACCAGTATCACTGTTTTCTGTGTTATTTTTGGCTTATTAGTAATCGCTTTGCTTAAACCTTTAAAGCGCTTAACTCACGGAGCAGAAGATAAAAACAAAGAACAACTCGAACAAGAAGGCTATGAACTTGCTGACACTGAGTTCAATTAA
- the surE gene encoding 5'/3'-nucleotidase SurE, with protein MENKKKPLILVTNDDGITAKGIRTLISIARELGDVVVVAPDSPQSAMGHAITINDTLYVKEFLQHDYDHKEYTTSGTPVDCVKMASHEILDRKPDLCLSGINHGSNSAINVIYSGTMSAAMEAGIEGIPAIGFSLCDYSHDADFASSREHIKQIIVQVLEKGMAKGVIFNVNIPKATKEEIKGVKICRQANAYWVEEFDKRTNPNGKDYYWLTGKFVNNDKGEDTDEWALAHNYISIVPTQYDLTAHHYISELNTWNFGN; from the coding sequence ATGGAAAATAAAAAGAAGCCACTCATTCTAGTTACTAACGATGATGGTATTACCGCAAAAGGAATCAGAACATTAATAAGTATCGCTAGAGAGCTAGGTGATGTAGTCGTTGTGGCACCAGACAGCCCGCAGAGTGCCATGGGTCACGCTATAACCATCAACGACACGCTTTATGTGAAAGAGTTTTTACAACACGATTACGACCATAAGGAATATACAACAAGCGGCACACCTGTAGATTGTGTGAAAATGGCAAGTCATGAAATACTCGATCGCAAACCAGATTTATGCCTTAGTGGTATCAATCACGGAAGTAATAGCGCGATCAACGTGATTTATAGCGGTACGATGAGTGCAGCCATGGAAGCGGGAATAGAAGGGATTCCAGCCATAGGCTTTTCTTTATGCGATTATTCTCATGATGCAGACTTCGCCTCATCTCGTGAGCATATAAAACAAATTATTGTGCAAGTTCTAGAGAAAGGAATGGCAAAAGGAGTTATTTTTAATGTCAATATTCCAAAAGCTACCAAAGAGGAAATTAAAGGGGTGAAAATATGCCGTCAAGCAAATGCTTATTGGGTAGAAGAATTTGACAAGCGCACTAATCCAAATGGTAAAGACTACTACTGGCTTACCGGTAAATTTGTAAACAACGATAAAGGAGAAGATACCGATGAATGGGCACTAGCTCATAATTATATTTCTATAGTTCCTACACAATATGACCTTACCGCTCATCATTATATAAGCGAACTAAATACATGGAATTTTGGTAATTAA
- the lpxB gene encoding lipid-A-disaccharide synthase, translating to MKYYLIAGEASGDLHGALLIKELKKKDPKAEFRFWGGDLMQAEGGTLVKHYKELAFMGFVEVLSNLKAILKNIRICKEDIEDFQPDAMIYIDYPGFNFRIMKWAKIKGYRNHYYISPQIWAWKEGRIKAIKRDVDQMYVILPFEKDFYEQKHQFPVHFVGHPLIDAIAQRKQVDHIKFIDTYHLDDRPLIALLPGSRKQEIKKMLSVMLEMVDRYPDYQFIIAGAPGQEESFYSGYLKDYPVTLVMNRTYDLMSLCHAALVTSGTATLETALFKVPQVVCYKGSSISYIIAKRIVKLDYISLVNLIMDQPVVTELIQSNFNKKTLQKELDSILDPTQRNRIFTDYYELEKKLGGIGASENTAGLIYYDIKKLEQ from the coding sequence ATGAAATATTATTTGATTGCAGGCGAGGCGAGTGGTGACCTTCATGGGGCGTTGCTTATAAAAGAGCTCAAGAAGAAAGATCCAAAGGCAGAGTTTCGATTTTGGGGTGGCGATTTAATGCAGGCCGAGGGTGGAACTCTTGTAAAACATTATAAAGAGCTTGCCTTTATGGGCTTTGTAGAAGTGTTGAGCAATTTAAAAGCCATTCTTAAAAACATCAGGATTTGCAAGGAAGACATTGAAGACTTTCAGCCAGATGCGATGATCTATATCGATTATCCGGGGTTCAACTTTAGGATCATGAAATGGGCAAAAATCAAAGGCTACCGAAATCATTATTATATATCTCCACAAATATGGGCGTGGAAAGAAGGACGCATCAAAGCCATTAAGAGAGATGTTGATCAGATGTATGTGATCCTACCTTTTGAAAAGGATTTTTACGAGCAAAAACATCAATTCCCAGTACACTTTGTGGGGCATCCATTAATTGATGCCATCGCGCAAAGGAAACAGGTAGATCATATCAAATTTATCGATACCTACCATCTAGACGATAGACCGTTAATTGCACTGTTGCCAGGAAGTCGCAAACAAGAAATTAAAAAAATGCTGAGTGTCATGCTGGAAATGGTAGATCGTTATCCAGATTACCAATTCATTATTGCTGGAGCACCAGGTCAGGAGGAGTCATTTTATAGCGGCTACCTCAAAGATTATCCAGTAACTTTAGTCATGAACCGCACCTATGACTTGATGAGTTTATGTCATGCGGCATTAGTTACCTCAGGAACAGCAACGCTGGAAACGGCACTTTTTAAAGTGCCACAAGTAGTTTGTTATAAAGGAAGTTCTATAAGCTATATCATTGCTAAAAGGATTGTCAAACTGGATTACATATCACTCGTGAATCTCATTATGGATCAACCGGTGGTTACCGAGTTGATACAGTCTAACTTCAATAAGAAAACACTGCAAAAAGAGTTGGATTCCATCCTCGATCCGACACAGCGCAATCGCATTTTTACAGATTATTATGAGTTGGAAAAAAAGCTGGGAGGCATAGGCGCCAGTGAGAATACGGCTGGTTTGATTTATTATGATATTAAGAAGCTAGAACAATAA
- a CDS encoding thioredoxin family protein, with protein MKLFPIVFLLFSAFSFSQVNWMSMNDALAAQKKEPRKILMKSYTDWCPNCKWMDKYAFAKADIANYINENYYPVKFNAEGTEVINYKGATYRNPLKKRNDRAQHQFAEFIRIFEYPTLVFFDKKGTIINPVPGKLDAKKLEIYITMLSDQTYKSINTGKKWNDYQRDFKYKLQG; from the coding sequence ATGAAATTATTCCCTATTGTATTTCTATTGTTTTCGGCATTTAGTTTTTCTCAGGTCAACTGGATGAGCATGAATGATGCCCTTGCAGCACAGAAAAAAGAACCTCGCAAAATTTTGATGAAATCCTACACGGACTGGTGTCCTAATTGTAAATGGATGGATAAATACGCTTTCGCGAAAGCGGATATCGCCAACTACATCAACGAGAACTATTATCCCGTAAAATTTAATGCTGAAGGAACTGAAGTAATCAACTACAAAGGCGCTACTTACCGCAATCCTCTTAAAAAGCGCAACGATCGCGCACAACATCAATTTGCAGAATTTATAAGAATATTTGAATATCCTACACTGGTGTTTTTTGATAAAAAAGGAACCATTATCAATCCAGTTCCTGGTAAATTAGATGCTAAAAAGTTGGAAATCTATATCACCATGCTCTCAGACCAGACTTACAAGTCTATCAATACGGGGAAAAAATGGAACGATTACCAGCGTGATTTTAAATACAAACTCCAGGGTTAA